The genomic segment TCTCGTCGTTCTGCTGTCGGTCTATGGCGCCCTGTTCGGCGCGGCGTTCATGGCGATTGTCTTTGACTGGCTGATTCCGCAGATCGGGAAGATGCGGGCGGGCTCGGCGGAGGGCGATCTGGTGCAGGTGGCGCTGGCGTTGCTGACGTGGGGGGCGGTGATGCTGTTCTATTTCTACGGGACATACGTATTGGCGCGGATGCATGGGCTGTTTGCGCGGAGCTTTCGGAAGGACTTGTTCTTTGGGACCGGTTGAAGGCGAATGTGGAAGTCGGAATTCGGAATGCGGAATGGGAAGAGGTTCACCACCGAGAGCACAGAGGACACAGAGATTATTTTTGTTTGGTGGAACCAGACGGAACTGGCCGGAACCGCAGATGGCGCTGATGGACGTGGATGGGTAAGGGCGGAGCAGGCGAGCAGTAGAGCAGGCGACCCCAGGAGGGGGAGGGGGGGCGAAATTGAGCGAAATTGAACGAACAATGATCCGCAGATGGCGCCGATCGGCGCGGATGGGGATGCAGCACAGCGGCGCAGATTTTTTCGAGGCGCAAACGAGCGCCAACGAGCGCAATTTGAAGGCCTGAGGCTTGAGGCTTGAGAGCGCGAGGGCGGGCGGCGCGCAGAGAAAAAAACGATGTGGTTGAATTGGGCTGACAAAGTTGAATCCTCGATGCATGGGTGGGGAATCTCCGATCTCACGAGCCGTAAGCTATGAGCTTTAAGCCGTAAGCTGAACCAATGCGGCGGCTTCGCAGCTTTTTTTGTCCCCTGCCCAGTACTCGTGCTCATCGCTCCCTCATGTCCGCGCTTTTCGCAAAAAAAAATGTAAGTTACTTTTTGGCCCGCACTTGGAAGAAATAAATTTTGGGAAAGGGCCCCCCGTTCCCCAGCATGGCGTCCGACGCGGTGACGCACGCGGAACAGGAAGGAATCGAAAATCGGCATTGTGACCCCCAAAGTGTGGTACAATCGCGGAACACGTCGAGGGCTACGTTATTGGCGACATGGTGGAGGTAATCCCATGAACCCGATTACTTTTCAATTGAAAGTGTCGTGCTTCCAGCGAGTCGCGGCGTGTGGATTTCTGCTACTCCTCGCCGAGACCACGTCCGTACACGGCCAATGCACCCCGGAGGAACTTGCCCAGTCCAAGCTCCTCGCCAACGACGGGGTGAACGGTGACCTCTTCGGCTACTCGGTTGCAGTCTCGGGCGACACGGCCATAGTCGGCGCTTGGGGCCACGACCCCCCGAGTACTCCGTATCTCAGTGGTGCGGCTTATGTCTTCGTCCGCGACGGTGTTGGATGGATTCAGCAGGCTAAGCTGACGCCCACTGACCAGGGATATCAGGACCGGTTCGGTCATTCAGTCGCGATCGATGGCGACACAGCCGTGGTCGGGGCAGTCTCCGCCGGAAATTACGCTGGAGCGGCGTACGTCTTTGTCCGCTCCGGAACCGTCTGGACTCAGCAGGCCAAACTCACCGCCTCCGATGCAGCGCCGTATGACAGTTTCGGCAACTCGGTAGCGCTCTTCGGCGACACGGCAGTTATCGGGGCGGACAACGGAGACAACTCGGGGTTCAAGACCGAGGGCCCCGGCTCGGCCTACATCTTCGTCCGCTCTGGTGGCATCTGGACTGAGCAGGCCAAGTTGACCGCAATGGATGGAGCAATCGGAGACGCATTCGGCCACTCCGTCTCAGTGTCGGCCGACACGGCGGTGGTTGGAGCCTGGCTCGACGACCACGCGGGCGGGTCCAACGCCGGCTCGGCCTACGTCTTCATCCGCTCTGGTGGGGTGTGGACCCACCAGGCCAAGTTGACCACCTCCGACGCGGCCTGGTTTGGCTACTCCGTGGCGCTGTCGGGCGACACGGCGCTGGTCGGGGCCAGGTTGGCGGGCAACGCCGGCTCAGCCTATGTCTTCATCCGCTCCGGTACCCTGTGGACTCAGCAGGCCACTCTGACGCCCTCCGATGCGTCGGCAGACGATTTTGGTTTCTCCGTCGCGGTCTCGGCCGACAAAGCCGTGGTCGGTGCGCGGCTCGAGGGCGATGGAAACGAAGGCGCAGCCTACGTCTTCGCCAAGCCACCCACGGGTTGGATCAACATGACGGAAACGAGCAGGCTCGTCGCTTACGATGCGTCCGCTCACCAGGAGTTCGGTGTCTCTGTTTCGATCTCCGATGACACGACGATAGTCGGTACTTACCAATACAACAGCAGCTACCCAGGCACGGGCTCGGCCTACGTATTCGGAGACCGCGACGGCGACGGGGTGGACGACGTATGTGATAACTGTCCGCTCAACACGCCGAATCCGGACCAATTAGATATCGATGACGACGGCATCGGCGACGCCTGTGAACATGATGAAGACGAGGATGGCGTGCCGAATGCATCGGACAACTGCCCCAGCACGCCGAACCCAGGACAGGACGACGCCGACAGCGACGGGATCGGCGACGCCTGCGACAATTGCCCGGATGCCTCCAATTCCGGCCAGGAAAATGCCGACGGCGACGCCGCCGGCGATGCCTGCGACGATTGCCCGAACGACCCCAACAAGATCTTGCCGGGGGCCTGCGGCTGCGGCGTCCCCGATGTAGACGTGGACTCGGACGGGGTGCCAGATTGCGCCGACAACTGCGCAGGTGTGTTTAATCCCGGACAAGAGGACGATGATGGCGATGGAGACGGCGACGTGTGCGACAATTGTCTCGACGTGTCAAATCCCGCACAGGAGGATGCGGACTCCGACACCATCGGCGATGCTTGTGACAATTGTCCGAATAGCCCCGCCGTCGACTGCTTTCCTCCCGATCCCGATCCCATGACCTTCGCGTCGCCGCCCGCACCGCTGGGCCTGACGTCGATCACGATGACGGCCACCACGGCGACCGACGCCACCACGCCGCCGGTTCTGTACATGTTCGAGTGCACCAGCGCCTCGCCCGGCGGAACGAGCAGCGGCTGGCAACCGGGCGTGGGTTACACTGACACCGGTCTTTCGGTGAACATGCCGTATTCCTATCGGGTCGCGGCGCAGGACAGTGTGACGCCGACGCCCAACCAGACGGCTTTTTCGGAGGAGGTGTTCCTCTCCACACCCATCGAATCGCCGCAGGGCCTGGCCACGGGCGTCGTGGGAGTTGATTTTGTTGAACTCGTGGCGCTGGGAACATTCAGCAATCTCACGGAGGGCCAATCGGGCCTGTACTTCGATTCGCTGACGCCGGGCGGCGATACGGGGCTCAATGTCTGGGTGCAGGGGACGATGGCGACGGCGACGGGCCTGACGCCGGACACGGACTACGAGTTCGTGGTCAAGGCGCGAAACCGCGACGGCGTGGAGACGGTCCTGACCGATCCGATCTCGGTGCACACCTATTGGATCTCGGGAGACTGCAACAACGACGGGTCATTCACGGTCGAGAGCGACCTGGACTGTATCGTCGACGCGTTGCTGGGGATCGAGACCAGCCCGCCGGGCGGCGCGCACCGGATCGACCTGAACTACAACGAGGTCACCGACGGCGAAGACATCCAGTTCATCGTCGATTGCCTGCAATTTGGCGGATGCTGACACCTAGGCCAGCTACGCTCGGGCCTGAATCTCAACTGCAACGTCAACGGTTTGGACGTCCGGCAGGGGCGCCGGACGCTATGGCAATGAGGCAGGCCTCCGCGTTTCAGTATTACCATCGCGCTACGCATCGCCGCAATGTAGGTTCAAGTTCATCCGTCCGCTCATTGCTCGCCGATAGGAACCTCGCCGCCTTGCCCCACTACGGCCAGGTCTTCAACAGGGAACGCCTTTGATCCAAGGATCGAACAGCGGAACGACCGATCGGCAAGACGCCGCGCCGCGGTGCCTGGGGCTGGTTACGGCGCGAGGGGGGTCGAAGGGCATTCCGGGGAAGAACATTCGCGTTGTGGCGGGTAAGCCGCTGATTGCGTGGACGCTGGAGGCGGCGCGAGATGCGGCGACGCTGGATCGGGTCGTGGTCTCGACGGATGATACCGAGATCGCGGAGACGGCGCGGCGCTGGGGGGCCGATGTGCCGTTCTTGCGACCGGCGGAGTTGGCGGGCGATGCATCGCCGCACATCGATGTCGTGCTCCATGCGCTGGCGTGGCTGGACGAGCACCAAGGCTATCGACCGGACTATGTTGTGCTGCTACAGCCGACGTCGCCGCTGCGGACGGCGGGGGATATCGACGCGGCCGTGAGTCTGGCGCGGGCGCGAAATGCGGATGCCGTCGTCAGCGTCTGCGAAACACACGATCATCCTTATCTGGTTCGGCGGCTATCCGTTGACGGCCGGTTGGAGGAGTTTGTTCCCTGTCCATTGGCCTACGCCCGGCGGCAGGACCTGCCGGCGGCGTATGCGCTCAACGGGGCGATCTACGTGAACCGGCGGGAGTCGCTGGCGAATACGAAATCCCTGTGCCCGGCGGGAGCATGGGCGTATGAGATGCCGGTGGAGCGATCGCTGCAAATTGACCGGGAATGGGAGTTGCGCCTGGCAGAATTTGTGTTG from the Phycisphaerae bacterium genome contains:
- a CDS encoding thrombospondin type 3 repeat-containing protein; its protein translation is MNPITFQLKVSCFQRVAACGFLLLLAETTSVHGQCTPEELAQSKLLANDGVNGDLFGYSVAVSGDTAIVGAWGHDPPSTPYLSGAAYVFVRDGVGWIQQAKLTPTDQGYQDRFGHSVAIDGDTAVVGAVSAGNYAGAAYVFVRSGTVWTQQAKLTASDAAPYDSFGNSVALFGDTAVIGADNGDNSGFKTEGPGSAYIFVRSGGIWTEQAKLTAMDGAIGDAFGHSVSVSADTAVVGAWLDDHAGGSNAGSAYVFIRSGGVWTHQAKLTTSDAAWFGYSVALSGDTALVGARLAGNAGSAYVFIRSGTLWTQQATLTPSDASADDFGFSVAVSADKAVVGARLEGDGNEGAAYVFAKPPTGWINMTETSRLVAYDASAHQEFGVSVSISDDTTIVGTYQYNSSYPGTGSAYVFGDRDGDGVDDVCDNCPLNTPNPDQLDIDDDGIGDACEHDEDEDGVPNASDNCPSTPNPGQDDADSDGIGDACDNCPDASNSGQENADGDAAGDACDDCPNDPNKILPGACGCGVPDVDVDSDGVPDCADNCAGVFNPGQEDDDGDGDGDVCDNCLDVSNPAQEDADSDTIGDACDNCPNSPAVDCFPPDPDPMTFASPPAPLGLTSITMTATTATDATTPPVLYMFECTSASPGGTSSGWQPGVGYTDTGLSVNMPYSYRVAAQDSVTPTPNQTAFSEEVFLSTPIESPQGLATGVVGVDFVELVALGTFSNLTEGQSGLYFDSLTPGGDTGLNVWVQGTMATATGLTPDTDYEFVVKARNRDGVETVLTDPISVHTYWISGDCNNDGSFTVESDLDCIVDALLGIETSPPGGAHRIDLNYNEVTDGEDIQFIVDCLQFGGC
- a CDS encoding acylneuraminate cytidylyltransferase family protein codes for the protein MIQGSNSGTTDRQDAAPRCLGLVTARGGSKGIPGKNIRVVAGKPLIAWTLEAARDAATLDRVVVSTDDTEIAETARRWGADVPFLRPAELAGDASPHIDVVLHALAWLDEHQGYRPDYVVLLQPTSPLRTAGDIDAAVSLARARNADAVVSVCETHDHPYLVRRLSVDGRLEEFVPCPLAYARRQDLPAAYALNGAIYVNRRESLANTKSLCPAGAWAYEMPVERSLQIDREWELRLAEFVLGAARA